A portion of the Microbacterium hominis genome contains these proteins:
- a CDS encoding DUF1992 domain-containing protein gives MSEDPRVAAARYRLEQLAGEDMAGNEGEERVDAAPTAPAASTSPLDPARQPTATDRAAYVETAIQQAIRRGDFDDLPGAGKPIPGLGTSHDPDWWIRRKIESEKLTGLGPPALTLRVESAELDARLDALARETDVRDALEDFNRRVRHARMQLQGGPPVVTPLRDVDAEIAAWRSRRDEKARRVAEAEAAAVAVRDAVRRRPFGRRRRRSTGADSDDA, from the coding sequence ATGTCCGAAGACCCCCGCGTCGCCGCCGCGAGATACCGCCTCGAGCAGCTCGCGGGTGAAGACATGGCCGGGAACGAGGGCGAGGAGAGGGTGGATGCCGCACCCACGGCACCCGCGGCATCCACGTCGCCGCTCGACCCCGCGAGGCAGCCGACCGCCACCGACCGGGCCGCCTACGTCGAGACGGCGATCCAGCAGGCGATCCGGCGCGGCGATTTCGACGATCTTCCCGGAGCCGGCAAGCCGATCCCCGGCCTGGGCACGAGCCACGACCCGGACTGGTGGATCCGCCGCAAGATCGAGAGCGAGAAGCTCACCGGTCTCGGCCCGCCCGCGCTGACCCTGCGGGTCGAGAGCGCCGAGCTCGACGCGCGCCTGGACGCGCTCGCACGCGAGACCGACGTGCGGGACGCGCTCGAGGACTTCAACCGGCGCGTGCGTCACGCGCGCATGCAGCTCCAGGGCGGCCCCCCGGTGGTCACCCCGCTGCGCGATGTCGACGCCGAGATCGCCGCGTGGCGCTCCCGGCGCGACGAGAAAGCGCGCCGCGTCGCCGAGGCAGAAGCTGCCGCCGTCGCTGTGCGGGATGCCGTGCGCCGGCGTCCGTTCGGCCGACGGCGCCGTCGCAGCACCGGCGCCGACAGCGACGACGCCTGA
- a CDS encoding DUF4287 domain-containing protein, with product MSFQAYLDNIEEKTGLTPRQFIDLAHEKGFDASTKSTPIVQWLAEDYGLGRGHAMALVHVITKGDQIDPKHVNSGGTHSDPTDRLWLEGRATNPTR from the coding sequence ATGTCGTTCCAGGCGTACCTCGACAACATCGAAGAGAAGACCGGGCTCACGCCCCGCCAGTTCATCGACCTCGCCCACGAGAAGGGCTTCGACGCGTCCACGAAGTCGACGCCCATCGTGCAATGGCTCGCCGAGGACTACGGTCTCGGCCGCGGTCACGCGATGGCCCTCGTGCACGTCATCACCAAGGGCGATCAGATCGACCCCAAGCACGTGAACTCGGGCGGCACGCACTCCGACCCGACCGACCGGCTGTGGCTCGAAGGCAGGGCGACGAACCCGACCCGCTGA
- a CDS encoding DUF2834 domain-containing protein has protein sequence MTRHWSPLAFVYLALSLAGLIGTWWFNALAIVQMRDFIGDLVTGGPAVSSIAVDLLVVAAAGSVFLIVEARRLGMRFGWLYVLGSGLTAFAFTFPLFLAMRQRRLNELDDMSSPEDDGPA, from the coding sequence ATGACCCGACACTGGAGCCCGCTCGCGTTCGTCTACCTCGCACTCTCACTCGCGGGGCTGATCGGCACGTGGTGGTTCAACGCGCTCGCGATCGTGCAGATGCGCGATTTCATCGGTGATCTGGTCACCGGCGGCCCGGCGGTCTCGAGCATCGCCGTCGACCTGCTGGTCGTCGCCGCCGCCGGCAGCGTGTTCCTCATCGTCGAGGCGCGCCGCCTCGGAATGCGCTTCGGCTGGCTGTACGTGCTCGGCTCCGGATTGACGGCCTTCGCGTTCACGTTCCCGCTGTTCCTCGCGATGCGCCAGCGGCGCCTCAACGAGCTCGATGACATGTCATCGCCGGAGGACGACGGTCCGGCCTGA
- a CDS encoding aquaporin: MTAPSWRALAAEFLGSAGLAAVVVGSGIAAQTLSPADTGLALLENAFATALGLAVLIAVFSPVSGAHFNPVVSLVDALTGGRTWRAVAGYIPAQIVGCLAGAVLANAMFAVPTTLSTTDRATGPHLFAEVVATAGLVLVIFALARTGRGALAAPAVGAYIGAAYFFTSSTSFANPAITIGRAVSDTFAGIAPASVLPFIGAQVVGALLAWVLVLSLFPARRAAEASAPV; the protein is encoded by the coding sequence GTGACCGCGCCGTCGTGGCGCGCGCTGGCCGCGGAGTTCCTCGGGAGTGCGGGCCTGGCGGCGGTCGTGGTGGGATCCGGAATCGCCGCTCAGACCCTCTCTCCCGCCGACACCGGTCTCGCCCTGCTCGAGAACGCGTTCGCGACGGCCCTCGGCCTCGCGGTGCTGATCGCCGTGTTCTCCCCGGTCTCCGGGGCCCACTTCAACCCGGTCGTCTCGCTCGTCGACGCGCTGACCGGCGGGCGCACCTGGCGCGCGGTCGCGGGCTACATCCCCGCGCAGATCGTCGGCTGCCTCGCCGGGGCGGTGCTCGCCAACGCCATGTTCGCCGTGCCGACGACCCTGAGCACGACCGACCGCGCCACCGGGCCCCACCTGTTCGCCGAGGTCGTCGCCACCGCGGGGCTCGTGCTCGTGATCTTCGCGCTGGCGCGCACCGGTCGCGGCGCGCTCGCCGCGCCGGCCGTGGGCGCGTACATCGGCGCCGCGTACTTCTTCACGTCGTCGACGAGCTTCGCGAACCCGGCCATCACGATCGGGCGCGCGGTGTCGGACACCTTCGCCGGCATCGCCCCGGCATCCGTGCTGCCGTTCATCGGGGCGCAGGTGGTCGGCGCCCTGCTGGCCTGGGTGCTCGTGCTGTCCCTGTTCCCGGCGCGCCGGGCGGCCGAAGCGTCGGCGCCGGTCTGA
- a CDS encoding ArsR/SmtB family transcription factor produces MELELTDVSGPDAAAPTCCTSLVREPLSAADADQLAHTMKALADPARLRLLSIVASTDGAEACVCDLIEPVGLSQPTVSHHLKVLTEAGFLTRTKRGTWAYYRLVPGSLERIAQTLVAP; encoded by the coding sequence ATCGAACTCGAGCTCACCGACGTGAGCGGCCCCGACGCGGCCGCGCCGACCTGCTGCACCTCTCTCGTGCGGGAGCCGCTGAGCGCGGCCGACGCGGACCAGCTGGCGCACACGATGAAGGCCCTCGCCGATCCCGCGCGCCTGCGACTGCTCTCGATCGTGGCGTCCACCGACGGCGCCGAGGCGTGCGTGTGCGACCTGATCGAGCCCGTCGGGCTCAGCCAGCCGACCGTCTCGCACCACCTCAAGGTGCTCACCGAGGCGGGGTTCCTCACGCGCACCAAGCGCGGCACCTGGGCGTATTACCGCCTGGTGCCCGGGAGCCTCGAGCGCATCGCGCAGACGCTGGTCGCCCCGTGA